TGTCCTTCGGGTCGCCCGAGAGCGCCACCCAGCGGAACGGGCCCTTGCCCTCGCAGAACAGCGGGCGGATGTACTTCGGCACAAAGCCCTCGAACTCGAACGCGCGGTCGTAACCGCCCTGGCGCGCCTCGTCGCGGATCGAGTTGCCGTAGTCGAACACCTCGACGCCCTTGTCCTGGAAACCGACCATCGCCTCGACGTGACGCGCCATCGACTCCTGCGCTCGCTCGGTGAACTCCTCGGGCTTCTTCGCGGCGTACTCGAACCAGTCGGCGACGTCGATGCCGATCGGCAGGTAGCTCAGCGGGTCGTGCGCGCTCGTCTGGTCGGTGACGATGTCGATGGGCACGTCGCGGCGCAGCAGCTCCGGGAAGACCTCGGCGGCGTTGCCGACGACGCCGATCGACACGGCTTTCTTCGCGTTCTTCGCAGCGACGGCGCGGTCGATGGCGTCGTCCAGATCGTCGGCGATCTCGTCGAGATAGCCGTGCTCGACGCGGCGGTGCAGACGCGCCGGGTCGACGTCGACGATGAGGCACGTGCCACCGTTCAGCGTGACGGCGAGGGGCTGGGCGCCGCCCATGCCGCCGCAGCCGCCGGTGAGCGTCAGCGTGCCCGCGAGGGTGCCGCCGATCGTGCGCTCGGCGATCGCCGCGAAGCACTCGTACGTGCCCTGCAGGATGCCCTGGGTGCCGATGTAGATCCACGACCCGGCCGTCATCTGGCCGTACATCGTGAGACCCATCTGCTCGAGGCGGCGGAACTCGGGCCACGTCGCCCAGTCGCCGACGAGGTTCGAGTTTGCGATGAGCACGCGCGGCGCCCACTCGTGCGTCTGCATGACGCCGACGGGCCGGCCCGATTGCACGAGCATCGTCTCGTCGGCCTTCAACGTCTCAAGTGTGCGCACCATCGCGTCGAAGCTGCGCCAGTCACGTGCGGCGCGGCCGGTGCCGCCGTAGACGACGAGGTCGTCGGGGCGCTCGGCGACCTCCGGGTCGAGGTTGTTCATGAGCATGCGCAAGGGGGCCTCGGTGGCCCAGCTGCGAGCGTTCAACTGGGTGCCGCGGGGTGCGCGGACGGGACGGGCGCCTTCCATGGGGTGCTCCTCGGTCAGGTTCGGCGGAACTGCGGGTGGGTCGATGCGGAGGGTGGAGGGACGATCGCCCGCTGGTGTGCGTGAGCAACCGTCCAGGACGCGTCAGTCGAGCGAGCCCGCGGCTCGGGCAGCGGCGTCACGGACGGCGCCGCTCTTGACGAGCGCGACGGCGCGTTCGATCTCCGGCGAGAGGTAGCGATCCCGCCCCGGCATGCCGGCGGGCTGGCCGGCCTCGTCCGTCAGCGCGTCGATGACGGCGGCCGCGACCGGCCCGGGCGTCAGCGGTGCGCGCAGCTGGATGCCGCGCGTCGCCGTCAGCGTCTCGATGGCGAGGACGCGGGCGAGACCGTCGACGGCCCGACGCAGCTTTCGGGCGCCGGCCCAGCCCATCGAGACGTGATCCTCCTGCATCGCGCTGCTCGGGATCGAGTCGACGCTCGCGGGGCTCGCGAGCCGCTTGAGTTCGCTGACGATGCCGGCGGCCGTGTACTGCGCGATCATGAGGCCCGAGTCGGTGCCCGGGTCGTCGGCGAGGAACGGCGGCAGGCCGTGGTTGCGGGCGACGTCGAGGAAGCGGTCGGTGCGGCGCTCGCTCATCGACGCGACGTCGGCGATGACGATGGCGAGGAAGTCGAGGACGTACGCGACGGGCGCTCCGTGGAAGTTGCCGTTCGACTCGACGCGGCCGTCGAGCGTCACGACGGGGTTGTCGACGGCGGCCGCGAGCTCGCGGTTCGCCACGGTCGTCGCGTGCTCGAGGGTGTCGCGGGCCGCGCCGATGACCTGCGGCGAGCAGCGCAGCGAATAGGCGTCCTGCACGCGGGTGCAGGCGCCCGGTTCACGGTGGGATTCGCGGATGCCGCTGCCCGCGAGCACCTTGCGCAGGTTCGCCGCCGAGAGCGCCTGGCCGGGGTGTGGGCGCAGCTGCTGCAGGTCGTCGGCGAAGACGGCGTCCGAGCCGAGCAGGCCCTCGACGCTGAGGCCGGCGGCGACGTCGGCGCTCGTCAAGAGCATGCGTAGATCGGCGATGGCGAGGCACAGCATGCCGAGAATGCCGTCGGTGCCGTTGATGAGCGCCAGGCCCTCCTTCTCCTGCAGCTGGACGGGCTCGATGCCGGCGGCGCGCAGCGCGTTCTCGGCGTTCGTCAGGTGGCCGGCGGCGTCGACGACCTCGCCCTCGCCCATGAGCGCGAGCGCGCAGTGCGCGAGCGGCGCGAGGTCGCCGGAGCAACCGAGCGAGCCGTACTCGCGCACGACCGGGGTGATGCCGGCGTTGAGCATCGCGACATACGCGTCGAGCGTCTCGGGACGGATGCCGGTGCGCCCGGTCGCGAGCGTCGAGATGCGCAGGAGCATGAGCGCGCGCACGACCTCGCACTCGACCGGTTCACCGCTGCCCGCGGCGTGCGAGGCGACGAGGCTGCGCTGCAGCTGCTGACGCTTCTCGAGCGGGATGTGCTGCGTCGCGAGCGCACCGAAACCGGTCGAGATGCCGTAGTGCGGCACCGGGTCGTTGGCGAGGGCGTCGATGATCGCGCGGCTCTTCGCGACCTCCGCGCGACTCGCCTCGCTGAGCACGATGCGCGCGTCATGGCGGGCGACGGCGACGACGTCGTCGATGCTGAGGGCGCCGATGCCGACCTCGACCTCGCAGGCAGCGCTCATGTCAGGGGGCGTGACGCCGGCGCCGGGCGTCGCGGCGGGGTCGTGGTGGTGCTGAGGCATCGAGGCGTTCGTCATGACACCACCTTCGCCCGTGACCACACTCGTGCGTGACCCAGGACGCGCTTTTTGTCTCGGATACGAGACACTGGGCGCATGTCGTCGTACGTCCCCGCCGCCGAGCACGTCCTCGCGCTCTTGCAGCGCATCGCCGCGCGCCCCTCGCCCGCACCGGCGGCGGCTCTCGCCCGTGAGCTCGACCTGCCCCGCTCGTCCGTCTACAAGTTGCTCGGCGTGCTGCGCGCCGCAGGGTTCGTCACGCACGACGAGGGGACACGACGCTGGGGGTTGGGGCCAGCCGCGCACGAGCTTGGCTCGGCCTACCGGCGTCAGGCGCCGCTGCAGCGCGCGGCGCAGAGCATCGTCACCGACCTCGCGGAGCGGACGGGGGCCTGCGCGCACCTCGCCGTCCTGCACGGGCGCGACGTCGTGTACGTGCTCGAGGAGCGACCGCTCGGGGTGCCGCCACTCGTCACCGACGTCGGCGTGCGGCTGCCCGCGACCGTGACGGCGAGTGGCCTTGCGATTCTCGCGGCCCTGCCCGCTGCGCAGGTGCGTGCGCTGTTTCCGCGCAGCGACGACCTCGTCCGACGCCGTGAGAACGGCAATGCGCCGGGGACGCTCAAGGAGCTGCGCTCACAACTCACGCAGGTGCGCCAACGCGGCCATGCCTGGGAGAACGGCTCGGTGACGGAGGGCTTTGCGTCCGTGGGGTGCGCGGTGCTCGACCACAACGAGCTACCGGCCGCGAGCCTCGCGGTGACGTGGGACGAGGGGCGTCTCGCGCGCCACGGTGAGGATCCGGCCGAGCGACACGATCGGTTCGTCGCGGCGTGTCGAGCGAGCGCGCAGGCCCTCACTCGCCGATTGAACGGGTGAATGATTGCGGGGCTGAACGGCGCGAGGCCCCCGTGGAGGTGAACTCCACGGGGGCCTCGGGCGAACGGCGCGCTGCTCAGGAGCGCCCGTCGTCCTTGGCGTGCTTGCCGCCGCCCCACGGGCCCGTCGTGCGACTGATGCGGTAGTCGATGCGGTTGTCGACGCGGTGGTCGACCTGGCGGCCGAAGTGCTCGTCGAAGTTCGACTGCAACTCCTGACGCACGTACTCGACGCGACCGAGGAACTCCTTCTCCTCACGACGGCGGTAGTCGTAGCGCACCGCCTTGAACGTCGCGACGCACATGAGCACGAGCACGACGCTGAACGGCAATGCCGTCGCGAGAGACGCCGCCTGCAGCGCCTTGAGCCCGCCGGCGAGGAGCAGGCCGATGGCGATGGCACCTTCCATGAGGGCCCACAGCACACGCGACCACGTCGGCGGGTTGGGGTGACCACCGGAGGCGAGCATGTCGACGACGAGTGAACCCGAGTCGGAGGAGGTGATGAAGAAGACGGCGACGAGCAGGATCGCGATGACGGACAGCACCTGCCCGAGCGGCATGTCCTGCAGCACCGTGAACAGCACCTTCTCCGCGACGACACCGTCGGTCTTGTCGACGAGACCGCCGTCACCGAAGAGCTGACGGTGGATGCCGGCGCCGCCCATGACGGCGAACCAGACGAACCCGACGAGCGTGGGCACGAGAAGCGTGCCGGCGATGAACTCGCGGATCGTGCGCCCGCGGGAGATGCGGGCGATGAAGACGCCGACGAACGGCGCCCAGCTGATCCACCAGCCCCAGTAGAAGATCGTCCACGCAGAGTTCCAGTCAGCGCCCTTCTCCCCCGTGTAGGCACCGACGTCGAAGGTCATGCCGAGCACGTTGGCGAGGTAGACGCCGAGCGCCTCGGTGAGGTTCTGGAACAGGAACAGCGTCGGGCCGAGCAGCAGCACCGAGATGAGCAGCAGACCGGCGAGGCTGAGGTTGATGTTCGACAGCCACTTGATCCCCTTGCCGAGGCCGGAGACACACGACAGCGTCGACAGGAACGTGATGCACACGATGAGGATGACGAGGATCGTGTTGTCCGTGCTGTCGAGGATGCCGATGGACTTCAGACCGGAGGCGATCTGTTGCACGCCGAGACCCAGCGACGTCGCGACACCGAACACGGTGCCGAAGATGGCCAGGATGTCGACGAGGTCGCCCATCCAACCCTTGACGCGCTCGCCCAGGATCGGCTCGAGAGCCCACCGGATCGAGATGGGGCGGCCGCGACGGTGGATCGCGTACGCGAGGGCCAGCCCGATGACGGCGTAGATCGCCCACGGGTGCAGACCCCAGTGGACGAAGGTCTGCGCCATCGCGAGCTGTGAACGCTCGGCCTCGCCTTCGGGCCAGCCGGGCTTCGGCATCGTCGTCGCGTAGGTGAGTGGCTCACCGACGCCGTAGAAGACCAGGCCGATGCCCATGCCCGCGGCGAACAGCATCGCGAACCAGGAGAAGACCCCGAACTCGGGCTTCTCGTCGTCGTTGCCGAGCTTGATCGAGCCGTAGCGGCTGAGACCCATGAAGGCGGCGAAGGCGATGAACCCGCCGATGACGAGCATGTAGTACCAGCCGAAGTTCGTGACGATCCACGACTGCATGTTCGGCAGCACCTCACCGGTGCCGTCGGGGAAGGCGACGCCGAGCACGGCCACCGCCAGGATGACGATGAGTGCCGGCCAGAAGACGCGTGGCGCGACTCCGCCCTTGCCGAGGCGCACGCCCTGGCGTCGCAACTTCTCTGCGATGACCTCGTCGTCGTCGTCCTCGGCGATCTGCGCGGCGTCAGACAGATCGGAGGGCAGCGGGTCCGACGACTCGCCCTCGTGGCGCGCCGCTTCCTCGGGTGTCTGCGGGGTTGCGGCCTCCGTCTCCGGCGCAGCGCTGTCGTCGGTGATCGCCGTTGCCGGGGTGGCGCCCGGCGGGCCGTCGGCCTTCGGTTCTTCGTCTTGCATGCGATGTCCTCCCTGGTGTCCATCGTGCGGTCGGAAGTCACGACTCTTCCGGATCGCAGGCCACATCTCAAGTTGTTACTGGCCGGTACCCGGTCGGATCTGCTCGCGATCGAGTTCGGTCCGCGGTGGTCTGCCGCGACCGTGCGTGCTGGACGATGCCGCCTGTCGACCGAACACTGCTGATGCCCGCGATGCCGAATGAGCGCCCCGGACGCCTGACTGTGGCACGATGCGGGAACCCGTTTCGTCTCCCGTCGCACGTGAGGACCGCTGCTCATGACCAAGGCAACCTCGCATCTCGCGTCGGGGCCCGTCGCCCTGGCCCACCGCGGTTTCTCCGGTTGCACCTCGCATGCGCTGGAGAACTCGATGGCGGCGTTCCGCGCGGCTGCCGAGCTCGGCTACCGGTGGGTCGAGACCGACGTGCACGCCACCGTCGAAGGGGTGCTCGTCGCCTTCCACGACACGACCCTCGACCGCACGAGCGACGGGGCCGGCGCGATCGCGCACCTGCCATGGGAGGTGGTCGCACGGGCGCGCATCGCCGGGCACGAGCCGATCCCGCGACTCGAGGAATTGCTGACGCAACTGCCGCAGGTGTGCGTCAACATCGACGTGAAATCGGCCGGCGCGGTCACACCGCTCATCGAGTGCATCGAACGGTGCGGCGCGCACGATCGCGTCCGCATCGCCTCCTTCTCCGACGCGCGGCGCCGAGCCGTCCTCGCCGGCCTGACGCGACCGGTCCGTTCATCGCCAGGGCAGTCGCGCACCACCGCGCTGTGGCTCGCGGCGCACCTGCCGGTGCTCGGTTCGCCCCTCGTCGCGCGCCTTGCGCACGGCATCGACGCCGTGCAGATCCCCGAACGTCAGGGCCGCCTGCGCGTGCTGACGCCGAGACTCCTGCGCGTCCTGCACGGCGCCGGGCTCGACGTCCACGTGTGGACGGTCAACGAGCGCGCCGACATGGAGCGTCTGCTCGACCTCGGCGTCGACGGCCTCATCACCGACCGCGCCGACGTGCTCAAGGACGTCCTCGTCGAACGGGGTGGATGGGGCTGAGCAGAGCGGCTCGACGGGCGATCGCCTGGTTTCGTCAGCCTGCAGCGCGGACCTCGTCTTTGATGGCGTGGCCGTGCAGAGGCCAGGTGCGGTGTGCTGGACGCACGTGGTTGGGAGTGCGCCGAAGTGGCGAGGCGCGATCGCTGAGCCGCGACCGTCGAGAATCGTTGACACGGCGGGTATCCGGCGAAAGTATCTTTACGTCAAGATACTTTCACCGGAAGGCGCCTCATGCTCACGTTGCATCATGTCCAGGTCTCGATGCCCGAGGGTCGCGAGGACGACGCCCGACGTTTCTACCGCGATGCCCTCGGCCTCGACGAGGTCGCCAAACCCGGCGTGCTCGCGCAGCGCGGCGGCGCGTGGTTCCGCGCGTTCGCTGACGACGGCGCCGTCGCGGCCGAGATCCACCTCGGGATCGACGAACCGTTCGTCCCCGCCAAGAAGGCCCACCCCGCCCTCGTCGTCGAATCGACAGCTGCCCTGGAGGCCCTTGGCGTGCGCATCGAGGGCGCCGGTTTCGACGTGAACTGGGCCGAGCGCCACACCCTCGACGGCTACGAACGCTTCCACTGCCGCGACGCGTTCGGCAACCGCGTCGAGGTGCTGACGCCCGAGCTCTGACGGCTCGCGAGCGCGATGCGTCAGTCGTGCGACGGCTCGGGCGCATGCCCGAGGGAACGGTTGATCTCGGCGATCAACCGGCGTCCGTGCACACCCCACGCGTGCCGCTCGTCGGCACTCGCGCGCGTCAGGGCGCGCTGCCACGTGAAGACGCGCCCGACCCGGGCGATGAGCAGGGCGTCGTCGACGGCGGCGCTCAGCGCAGTGCTCGAGACGACGTCGCTCCACACGCTGAGGTAGGCGCGCAGGATGCGCTCACGGGCTGCGCGGGCGGCGTCGTCGTCGAGGCCCTCGCCGATGCGCTCGAGCGGGACGAGCAGCGAGCACAGCGGGTTGCCGACGCTCGCGTCGCCCCAGTCGAAGATGCGCGCGTCGTGAGCGCCCGCCGAGGTGCCGTCGGCAAAGACGTTGCCGGCGTGCAGGTCGTCGTGCTGAATGGTCAGCGGCAACCCGACGGCGTCGAGCCGCTGCGCGGCGCGGCGCACCTCACGTGTCGTGTCGGGTTTGAGCCCAAGGCGTTGCCACCGGCGAGCAGATTCGCGCGGCGACATGTCGGGCACGCCCGCGTCGCGCAGTTGATCGACGACCCGCGTCGACGAGCGTTGCAGTCGCGCGTAGCGTCGCACCACGGACGACATGAGGCTGACGGCGTCGTCGTCACGCTGGACGTCACGCAGCACCGGGCCCTGATCGGGCATGAGCAGCCAGCCGCGCTCGGGGTCGTCGGCCCACACGACCGGAACCGCGTCGGGCGTGACGGAACGCAACGCGCGCAGGACGGCGGCCTCGGGGCTCATCTCCGGGCTCGTCGCCTTGAACCACACGCGCCCTTGATCGGTCGTCTCGGCGACGAGCACCGTCGACCAGGGACGCACCCGCGGCTGCAACGGCGTCGTTGGCACACGTTCGAGACCGCGCCGCGCGAGGGCCGTGTCCATCCAGCGCACAGCCTCCCAGCGCCACGTCTCACTGCTCCAGATCGCGCTCGCGGGCGCGACCTGATCAGAGCCGGGGAGAACAGGAAGATCGGGTGACTTCACCACGTCGTTCGACCGCTCAGTCGATGTCGGCGTGAGCGGCGACCGGCATGGCGTCCCCGAGATCACCCGTCGCACCGGCATCACGTCCCGCGGCCTGCGTGCCTGCGTCACCGTCGCGGGTGCCTGCACCGCCGCCAGGCGCGTGTGCACCACCGCCGTACGCATCGGCGCGCGTGAGTGCTGCGTCGTCGCACCCGAGAGCGTCGACGATGTCGGCGGCCGTCAGCCCCACGGTCGCGAGCACCTCGCCGCGCGAGGCGTGGACGAGGAACTCCTTGGGAATGCCGAACGTGTCGAGCGGCGTGCGCACACCGGCTTCACGCAGGCGTCGCGCGACGGCGCTGCCGACGCCCGCCTCGACGAGGTTGTCCTCGATGACGACGACCCGGCCCGCGGCGCGGGCGAGGTCGACGAGTTCGTCGGCCACCGGGTAGGTCCAGCGCGGGTCGATGACCTGGACGCGACGGCCCCGATCGGTGAGCAGATCGGCGACGCCGAGTGCCGTCGAGACCATCGACCCGACACCGACGACCAGCACGTCCACGCCGTCGCCGCCGTCGGGTTCACGCATGACGTCGAGGCGACCGAGACGTCTCTCGGCGACGAGCGGGTCGGCGACGTCGCCCTTGGGGAAGCGGATGACGCTCGGCGCGTCGTCGATGTCGACGGCCTCGCGCAGCAGTTCGCGCACCTGTGCGCCGTCGCGCGGGGCGGCGAGGTGCAGGCCGGGCACGATCGAGCAGATCGACATGTCCCACATGCCGTTGTGCGAGGCGCCGTCGGAGCCGGTGACGCCGGCACGGTCGAGCACGAACGTCACGCCCTGACGGTGCAGTGCGGTGTCCATGAGCAGCTGGTCGAACGCGCGGTTGAGGAACGTCGCATAGACGGCGACGACGGGGTGCAGGCCGCCGTACGACAACCCGGACGCCATCGTGACGGCGTGCTGCTCGGCGATGCCGACGTCGAACACGCGCTCGGGGTACTTCTTCGCGAACCCGTCGAGCCCGACGGGGATGAGCATGGCAGCCGTGATGGCGACGATGTCGTCGCGCTCGGCGCCGAGGGCGACCATCTCGTCGCTGAACTCGTCGGTCCAGATGCGGCCACTCACCTCGAACGGCAGGCCCGTCTCGGGGTTGAACTTGCCGATGCCGTGCCACTGGTCGGCCTCGTCGGAGAACGCGGGCTCGTAGCCGCGGCCCTTCTGCGTGATGACGTGCACGAGGGTCGGCCGGCCGTAGTCGCGAGCGCGGCGCAGCGCGGCCTCGACCGCCGCCTCGTCATGTCCGTCGATCGGGCCGAGGTACTTGATGCCGAGGCTCTCGAAGACGCCCGTGTCGGGGTAGACGATGTCCTTGAGACCACGCTTCACGCCGTGCAGCGCCTCGTACATCTTCGTCCCGACCTTCGGCGTCGCCTGCAGGCGGTTCTTGCCCCAGTCGAGCACCTGGTCGTAGGTGTGCATCGTGCGCATCGTCGCGAGGTGATGCGCCATCCCGCCGATCGTCGGGGCATAGGAACGCTCGTTGTCGTTGAGCACGATGACGAGCGGCAGGTCGGCGTCGGCGGAGATGTTGTTGAGCGCCTCCCACGCCATGCCGCCGGTCAGGGCGCCGTCACCGATGACGGCGACGGTGTGACGGTCGCTCTCACCCTTGAGGCGGCGCGCCTTGGCAATGCCCTCGGCCCAGCTCAGCGACGTCGAGGCGTGCGAGTTCTCGACGACGTCGTGCTCCGACTCCTCGCGGCTCGGGTAACCCGACAGTCCGCCGGATTTCTTGAGCTTGCTGAAGTCGTGACGCCCCGTCAGCAACTTGTGGACGTAACTCTGGTGGCCGGTGTCGAAGACGAACGTGTCCTTCGGCGAGTCGAAGACGCGGTGCATCGCGATGCTCAACTCGACGACACCCAGGTTGGGGCCCAGGTGCCCACCCGTCTTGGAGACGGATTCGACGAGGAACTGACGGATCTCGGCGGCGAGCGCGTCGAGCTCCTCGGCGGGGATTCGCTTGAGATCGTCCGGACCCGAGATGGTTTCCAGCAGCGTCACGTCTCACTCAGCCTTTCGAAAGTGCAGTCTCCTGAGTCTAGGTCGTCGACCGCGCAGCCGCCATGCGGGCGGGGGCACCCTCCCGTCGCGCCCCGTCGGAGCCGGTAGCGCCGTCGGAGATCAAAGGCCGGGACTCTGCCCGCCCACGCACCCGCCCCGAACGCCGGCGCATCACAGCCGAGGGACGAACGTCTTGCCGCGCATCGCCTCGTGCACGAGACGGACGGCGCGCGCCGTGGCACGCAACCGCAGCCCCTCCGCGGACAGGTGCTCCATCACCTGCGGCACCGCGCGCGGTGGCAGCTCGTCGGCGAGGTCGACGCGGATGCGGCGATATGACTCGCGCATCGCGCCGAGTTGAGCGTCGACATGCCACGTCGCCACCCAAGCGAGCGCCACCGGGTGACGGCGCCATGCGTCGTAGGCCCGAAAATCCGAGGGGCACTGATCGAGCAGCCACTGCGTCGCCGCCTCCTGCCACCCCGGTGCACCCGGCGGCGGCACACCTCTCGGCCAGCCCGGAGGGCCGGTGTTCACCTCGTCCGACATGACCCCAGCGTACCCCATTGTTCGAACACGTGTTCTATTTGATGACCGCCCCACGAGACCGCAGACCGGCGCGAGACACGCCCCCGAAGCCAGGTGCTCTGTGGCATGCTGAGCCCGTCACACGGGAGCCCGAGGCGCGGGCTGAGAGGGCATCGCCATGCCGACCGTCCAACCTGATGCGGTTCATGCCGCCGTAGGGAGTGTTCGATCGTGGCTACCCTGACGCCTGCCCCTTCCCCTGCCCACGACGATGCGCCACGCCTGGCGCCGGCCGCCGCCACCCCAGAACGGCGCGAGGCCCGCCGCAGCGCCCTCGTCGGAAACTTCGTCGACCAGTTCGACATCTTCCTGCCCGTCATTGCGCTGGGTGGGGTGCTGTCGACGCGTTCGACGATTCCCGACGGCCTCGTCTTCGCCGCGACACTCCTGGGCCGCCCCCTCGGGGCGTTCATCCTCGGCACCCTGGCCGATCGTCGCGGACGAGCCCGCGTGTCACGCGGCGCACTGCTCGGCCTGAGCGTGTGCACCGGCCTCATGGTGACGCTCCCCCTGCACACCTCGACGTGGGCCGTGGCCGCTCTCCTGGCGTTGCGCTTCGCCGCCGGATTCTTCCTCGGCGGGCAGTACTCCGCGGCCATCCCCCGCGCCCTCGCGCTCACAGAGCCGCAACGACGCGGCCACCTGAGCGGCCTCGTCATGGCGATGTCACCCCTCGCGAACGCCACCATCGCTGCCGCCACGATGATGCTGACGGCCTCACTCGGCGGCGCGTACACCACGTGGGGGTGGCGCCTGCTGTTCGTCGTCGGCGCACTCCTGCCGTTGATCCTGGCCCTCACCGCGAGGTCAGCGCACGCCGGGCCGGCAGGTCACAGCCACTCTCCCCACGAATCCGACAATCGCGATCCCGCCGCGCACGACGCGACCGACGACGAGGAAGAGCGCGTGACGGGCCGTGTCGTGGCCGCATTGTTCACCCTCATGACGGGGCTGTGGTTGTTCACGATGATGGGGGTCTCGGTGCTGACGAGTTCGCTGCGCCCGCACTTCTCCCCCCATGACGTCGGGCTCGTCATGCTCGTCGCGACGGCCGTCAGTGCGCCGACGATGGCCGCGGCGGGTGCCGTCTCGACGCGTGTGGGCCGTTCACGCTTCTTCATGGCGTTCGGAGCACTGGCCTGCATCGCCGCCCCCGCCGCCTATCTCGTGGCAATGCATGCCGCGTCATCGGGCAGCATCGTCGCCACGACGATCGCCGTCGCGACCGTCCAGATCGTCACCGTCTCCGCCTACGGCCCGGTCGGCGCCTACCTCGCCGAACACTTCCCCGAGTCGCGACGTTCGCGCGGTTACGGCAGCGTCTATTCGGCGTCGATCGTGCTGCCCGGCCTGTACCCGTTCTGGCTGCCCACCGTGACACAGTGGCTCGGCCGTTCGGCCGCCGTCCCGCTCGTGCTTTGCGTCGCGGGCCTCCTCGTCACTCTTGCCCCCGCGTGGATACGCGGAAGTAACGTTGGTGGTTACGAAAAAGTAAGTTGAGTGGGTGAAA
This region of Dermacoccus nishinomiyaensis genomic DNA includes:
- a CDS encoding phosphotransferase family protein, with amino-acid sequence MKSPDLPVLPGSDQVAPASAIWSSETWRWEAVRWMDTALARRGLERVPTTPLQPRVRPWSTVLVAETTDQGRVWFKATSPEMSPEAAVLRALRSVTPDAVPVVWADDPERGWLLMPDQGPVLRDVQRDDDAVSLMSSVVRRYARLQRSSTRVVDQLRDAGVPDMSPRESARRWQRLGLKPDTTREVRRAAQRLDAVGLPLTIQHDDLHAGNVFADGTSAGAHDARIFDWGDASVGNPLCSLLVPLERIGEGLDDDAARAARERILRAYLSVWSDVVSSTALSAAVDDALLIARVGRVFTWQRALTRASADERHAWGVHGRRLIAEINRSLGHAPEPSHD
- the hutU gene encoding urocanate hydratase, with the protein product MEGARPVRAPRGTQLNARSWATEAPLRMLMNNLDPEVAERPDDLVVYGGTGRAARDWRSFDAMVRTLETLKADETMLVQSGRPVGVMQTHEWAPRVLIANSNLVGDWATWPEFRRLEQMGLTMYGQMTAGSWIYIGTQGILQGTYECFAAIAERTIGGTLAGTLTLTGGCGGMGGAQPLAVTLNGGTCLIVDVDPARLHRRVEHGYLDEIADDLDDAIDRAVAAKNAKKAVSIGVVGNAAEVFPELLRRDVPIDIVTDQTSAHDPLSYLPIGIDVADWFEYAAKKPEEFTERAQESMARHVEAMVGFQDKGVEVFDYGNSIRDEARQGGYDRAFEFEGFVPKYIRPLFCEGKGPFRWVALSGDPKDIYATDEAVLDLFPDNERLHRWIKGAREKVHFEGLPARICWLGYGERDKAGLRFNDMVANGEVSAPIVIGRDHLDCGSVASPYRETEAMQDGSDAIADWPLLNALVNTASGASWVSLHHGGGVGIGRSMHAGQVSVADGTPLAAQKLARVLTNDPGMGVIRHVDAGYDTAENVAAERGVRIPMSEG
- the hutH gene encoding histidine ammonia-lyase — translated: MSAACEVEVGIGALSIDDVVAVARHDARIVLSEASRAEVAKSRAIIDALANDPVPHYGISTGFGALATQHIPLEKRQQLQRSLVASHAAGSGEPVECEVVRALMLLRISTLATGRTGIRPETLDAYVAMLNAGITPVVREYGSLGCSGDLAPLAHCALALMGEGEVVDAAGHLTNAENALRAAGIEPVQLQEKEGLALINGTDGILGMLCLAIADLRMLLTSADVAAGLSVEGLLGSDAVFADDLQQLRPHPGQALSAANLRKVLAGSGIRESHREPGACTRVQDAYSLRCSPQVIGAARDTLEHATTVANRELAAAVDNPVVTLDGRVESNGNFHGAPVAYVLDFLAIVIADVASMSERRTDRFLDVARNHGLPPFLADDPGTDSGLMIAQYTAAGIVSELKRLASPASVDSIPSSAMQEDHVSMGWAGARKLRRAVDGLARVLAIETLTATRGIQLRAPLTPGPVAAAVIDALTDEAGQPAGMPGRDRYLSPEIERAVALVKSGAVRDAAARAAGSLD
- a CDS encoding IclR family transcriptional regulator, with amino-acid sequence MSSYVPAAEHVLALLQRIAARPSPAPAAALARELDLPRSSVYKLLGVLRAAGFVTHDEGTRRWGLGPAAHELGSAYRRQAPLQRAAQSIVTDLAERTGACAHLAVLHGRDVVYVLEERPLGVPPLVTDVGVRLPATVTASGLAILAALPAAQVRALFPRSDDLVRRRENGNAPGTLKELRSQLTQVRQRGHAWENGSVTEGFASVGCAVLDHNELPAASLAVTWDEGRLARHGEDPAERHDRFVAACRASAQALTRRLNG
- a CDS encoding glycerophosphodiester phosphodiesterase; protein product: MTKATSHLASGPVALAHRGFSGCTSHALENSMAAFRAAAELGYRWVETDVHATVEGVLVAFHDTTLDRTSDGAGAIAHLPWEVVARARIAGHEPIPRLEELLTQLPQVCVNIDVKSAGAVTPLIECIERCGAHDRVRIASFSDARRRAVLAGLTRPVRSSPGQSRTTALWLAAHLPVLGSPLVARLAHGIDAVQIPERQGRLRVLTPRLLRVLHGAGLDVHVWTVNERADMERLLDLGVDGLITDRADVLKDVLVERGGWG
- a CDS encoding BCCT family transporter, producing MQDEEPKADGPPGATPATAITDDSAAPETEAATPQTPEEAARHEGESSDPLPSDLSDAAQIAEDDDDEVIAEKLRRQGVRLGKGGVAPRVFWPALIVILAVAVLGVAFPDGTGEVLPNMQSWIVTNFGWYYMLVIGGFIAFAAFMGLSRYGSIKLGNDDEKPEFGVFSWFAMLFAAGMGIGLVFYGVGEPLTYATTMPKPGWPEGEAERSQLAMAQTFVHWGLHPWAIYAVIGLALAYAIHRRGRPISIRWALEPILGERVKGWMGDLVDILAIFGTVFGVATSLGLGVQQIASGLKSIGILDSTDNTILVILIVCITFLSTLSCVSGLGKGIKWLSNINLSLAGLLLISVLLLGPTLFLFQNLTEALGVYLANVLGMTFDVGAYTGEKGADWNSAWTIFYWGWWISWAPFVGVFIARISRGRTIREFIAGTLLVPTLVGFVWFAVMGGAGIHRQLFGDGGLVDKTDGVVAEKVLFTVLQDMPLGQVLSVIAILLVAVFFITSSDSGSLVVDMLASGGHPNPPTWSRVLWALMEGAIAIGLLLAGGLKALQAASLATALPFSVVLVLMCVATFKAVRYDYRRREEKEFLGRVEYVRQELQSNFDEHFGRQVDHRVDNRIDYRISRTTGPWGGGKHAKDDGRS
- a CDS encoding VOC family protein; protein product: MLTLHHVQVSMPEGREDDARRFYRDALGLDEVAKPGVLAQRGGAWFRAFADDGAVAAEIHLGIDEPFVPAKKAHPALVVESTAALEALGVRIEGAGFDVNWAERHTLDGYERFHCRDAFGNRVEVLTPEL